A stretch of Brassica napus cultivar Da-Ae chromosome C6, Da-Ae, whole genome shotgun sequence DNA encodes these proteins:
- the LOC106406839 gene encoding proteasome subunit beta type-2-A-like: MECVFGLVGNGFAIVAADTSAVHSILVHKNNEDKIMLLDSHKLIAASGEPGDRVQFTEYVQKNVSLYQFRNGIPLTTAAAANFTRGELATALRKNPYSVNILMAGYDKEAGASLYYIDYIATLHKVDKGAFGYGSYFSLSTMDRHFRSDMSVEEAIELVDKCIVEIRSRLVIAPPNFVIKIVDKDGARTHAWRQSVQDVTTASV, encoded by the exons ATGGAGTGCGTGTTCGGTCTTGTCGGTAATGGATTCGCAATCGTGGCGGCGGATACATCGGCGGTTCACAGTATCCTTGTCCACAAGAACAACGAGGACAAGATCATGCTGCTTGACTCACACAAGCTCATTGCCGCAAGCGGCGAGCCTGGTGACCG GGTTCAATTTACTGAGTATGTACAGAAGAATGTGTCACTGTATCAGTTCAGAAACGGGATCCCCTTGACTACCGCTGCTGCTGCCAACTTCACTCGTGGTGAGCTCGCCACTGCTTTGAGAAAG AATCCCTACTCTGTGAACATCCTGATGGCTGGCTACGACAAAGAAGCAGGCGCATCTCTATACTACATTGACTACATTGCAACTCTTCACAAGGTTGACAAGGGAGCATTCGGTTACGGCTCATACTTCTCTCTCTCCACGATGGACAGGCACTTCCGCAGCGACATGTCCGTTGAAGAAGCCATTGAACTGGTGGACAAATGCATAGTTGAGATCAGGTCAAGGCTGGTGATTGCACCACCAAACTTTGTGATCAAGATCGTGGACAAGGATGGAGCTCGTACTCACGCTTGGCGTCAGTCTGTTCAAGATGTCACCACTGC
- the LOC106404020 gene encoding uncharacterized protein LOC106404020 isoform X3, with product MIHRCCSVFSTRCLDFTQLYSYVLLYSVFGGCVRIGVVWKRQWSVSFIPEPTRVSQKDSTSSKPEVSNTVASTSLLGGSTRLFSSYYSFGLGHLKLLNKGGSRLRACRVKWEDNNHSTDNNQTGRQQRGGETEKTNEAKTHSVS from the exons ATGATTCATAGATGTTGCTCTGTTTTTAGTACTCGATGCTTAGATTTTACTCAATTGTACTCATACGTTTTGCTCTATTCTGTCTTTGGTGGTTGTGTAAGGATCGGTGTTGTGTGGAAGAGGCAATGGAGTGTTTCATTCATTCCGGAACCCACGCGAGTCTCTCAGAAGGATTCAACCTCATCAAAGCCCGAG GTTTCAAACACAGTAGCGAGCACTTCTCTGCTTGGTGGTTCTACGAGGCTGTTCTCAAGCTACTATAGCTTCGGGTTAGGTCATCTCAAGCTACTCAACAAAG GAGGCTCTCGTCTAAGGGCATGTAGAGTGAAATGGGAAGACAATAACCACAGCACAGACAATAACCAAACGGGAAGACAACAACGAGGAG GTGAAACAGAGAAGACTAATGAAGCCAAGACTCACTCAGTCTCGTGA
- the LOC106404020 gene encoding uncharacterized protein LOC106404020 isoform X4, with product MIHRCCSVFSTRCLDFTQLYSYVLLYSVFGGCVRIGVVWKRQWSVSFIPEPTRVSQKDSTSSKPEVSNTVASTSLLGGSTRLFSSYYSFGLGHLKLLNKGSRLRACRVKWEDNNHSTDNNQTGRQQRGGETEKTNEAKTHSVS from the exons ATGATTCATAGATGTTGCTCTGTTTTTAGTACTCGATGCTTAGATTTTACTCAATTGTACTCATACGTTTTGCTCTATTCTGTCTTTGGTGGTTGTGTAAGGATCGGTGTTGTGTGGAAGAGGCAATGGAGTGTTTCATTCATTCCGGAACCCACGCGAGTCTCTCAGAAGGATTCAACCTCATCAAAGCCCGAG GTTTCAAACACAGTAGCGAGCACTTCTCTGCTTGGTGGTTCTACGAGGCTGTTCTCAAGCTACTATAGCTTCGGGTTAGGTCATCTCAAGCTACTCAACAAAG GCTCTCGTCTAAGGGCATGTAGAGTGAAATGGGAAGACAATAACCACAGCACAGACAATAACCAAACGGGAAGACAACAACGAGGAG GTGAAACAGAGAAGACTAATGAAGCCAAGACTCACTCAGTCTCGTGA
- the LOC106404020 gene encoding uncharacterized protein LOC106404020 isoform X1 — MSPSRVSVRHLSHSVQLLRPPVFSLAPSLCLLCQSVIGFASTSSRSFSSASSSKKSPPLYVSSRRRLSSVSNTVASTSLLGGSTRLFSSYYSFGLGHLKLLNKGGSRLRACRVKWEDNNHSTDNNQTGRQQRGGETEKTNEAKTHSVS; from the exons ATGAGTCCGTCGCGTGTCTCAGTCCGTCATCTCTCTCATTCGGTCCAGCTTCTCCGTCCCCCCGTCTTCTCTCTCGCTCCGTCTCTGTGTCTTCTCTGTCAATCGGTGATCGGTTTCGCTTCCACTTCCTCCCGAAGCTTCTCTTCCGCCAGCTCTTCGAAAAAGAGTCCTCCCCTTTACGTATCTTCTCGCCGACGTCTCTCATCC GTTTCAAACACAGTAGCGAGCACTTCTCTGCTTGGTGGTTCTACGAGGCTGTTCTCAAGCTACTATAGCTTCGGGTTAGGTCATCTCAAGCTACTCAACAAAG GAGGCTCTCGTCTAAGGGCATGTAGAGTGAAATGGGAAGACAATAACCACAGCACAGACAATAACCAAACGGGAAGACAACAACGAGGAG GTGAAACAGAGAAGACTAATGAAGCCAAGACTCACTCAGTCTCGTGA
- the LOC106404020 gene encoding uncharacterized protein LOC106404020 isoform X2, whose protein sequence is MSPSRVSVRHLSHSVQLLRPPVFSLAPSLCLLCQSVIGFASTSSRSFSSASSSKKSPPLYVSSRRRLSSVSNTVASTSLLGGSTRLFSSYYSFGLGHLKLLNKGSRLRACRVKWEDNNHSTDNNQTGRQQRGGETEKTNEAKTHSVS, encoded by the exons ATGAGTCCGTCGCGTGTCTCAGTCCGTCATCTCTCTCATTCGGTCCAGCTTCTCCGTCCCCCCGTCTTCTCTCTCGCTCCGTCTCTGTGTCTTCTCTGTCAATCGGTGATCGGTTTCGCTTCCACTTCCTCCCGAAGCTTCTCTTCCGCCAGCTCTTCGAAAAAGAGTCCTCCCCTTTACGTATCTTCTCGCCGACGTCTCTCATCC GTTTCAAACACAGTAGCGAGCACTTCTCTGCTTGGTGGTTCTACGAGGCTGTTCTCAAGCTACTATAGCTTCGGGTTAGGTCATCTCAAGCTACTCAACAAAG GCTCTCGTCTAAGGGCATGTAGAGTGAAATGGGAAGACAATAACCACAGCACAGACAATAACCAAACGGGAAGACAACAACGAGGAG GTGAAACAGAGAAGACTAATGAAGCCAAGACTCACTCAGTCTCGTGA
- the LOC106403066 gene encoding serine/threonine-protein kinase STY13-like isoform X2 has product MEKRSGEEEEGGVGKKDRIFRADKIDLKSLDKQLEEHLSRVWSRNLEITHKAKEEEWEINLAKLETENVIARGTFGTVYKGIYDGEAVAVKVLDWEDDGQESKTNRALFRQEVTVWHKLDHPNVTKFVGASMGTTNLKIPTADLENSLPQRACCVVVEYVSGGTLKHYLIRNRRKKLAFKIVVKLALDLSRGLSYLHSEKIVHRDVKTENVLLDVQSNLKIAAFGVARVEALNPKDMTGETGTLGYMAPENLRPEIPRCCPTVLANIMKKCWDGNPQRRPEMEEVVKMLEGIDTSKGGGMIPEDQIPGGCFCFAPARGP; this is encoded by the exons ATGGAGAAGAGatcaggagaagaagaagaaggaggcgTTGGGAAGAAAGACAGGATTTTTCGAGCAGATAAGATCGACTTGAAGAGTTTAGATAAACAGCTTGAGGAACATCTGAGTAGGGTTTGGTCGAGGAACCTTGAGATAACTCATAAAGCTAAGGAGGAAGAGTGGGAGATTAATTTGGCTAAGTTGGAAACAGAGAATGTTATTGCTCGTGGTACTTTTGGGACGGTCTATAAAGGCATCTATGATGGTGAAGCTGTTGcag TGAAGGTGCTTGATTGGGAAGATGATGGCCAAGAAAGCAAAACAAATCGGGCTTTATTTCGTCAAGAGGTCACTGTTTGGCACAAACTAGACCACCCAAATGTCACTAAG TTTGTTGGAGCATCAATGGGAACAACGAATCTGAAAATACCAACAGCTGATTTAGAAAACTCGTTACCTCAACGAGCTTGTTGTGTGGTTGTGGAATATGTTTCTGGTGGAACGTTGAAACATTACTTGATCCGTAATAGACGCAAGAAACTCGCGTTTAAAATTGTTGTCAAACTCGCTCTCGACCTCTCTCGAGG GCTAAGCTATCTGCACTCAGAGAAGATTGTGCACCGTGATGTGAAAACAGAGAATGTGCTTTTGGATGTTCAAAGTAATCTGAAAATAGCAGCTTTTGGAGTAGCGAGAGTGGAAGCTCTGAATCCAAAGGACATGACTGGAGAAACGGGTACTCTTGGATACATGGCTCCTGAG AATCTGAGACCGGAGATTCCGAGATGCTGTCCGACGGTATTGGCGAATATAATGAAGAAATGTTGGGATGGGAATCCGCAGAGACGACCAGAGATGGAGGAAGTGGTAAAGATGCTTGAAGGAATTGATACGAGTAAAGGCGGCGGTATGATACCTGAAGATCAAATTCCTGGCGGCTGCTTTTGCTTTGCTCCTGCTCGTGGCCCCTAA
- the LOC106403066 gene encoding serine/threonine-protein kinase STY13-like isoform X1 gives MEKRSGEEEEGGVGKKDRIFRADKIDLKSLDKQLEEHLSRVWSRNLEITHKAKEEEWEINLAKLETENVIARGTFGTVYKGIYDGEAVAVKVLDWEDDGQESKTNRALFRQEVTVWHKLDHPNVTKFVGASMGTTNLKIPTADLENSLPQRACCVVVEYVSGGTLKHYLIRNRRKKLAFKIVVKLALDLSRGLSYLHSEKIVHRDVKTENVLLDVQSNLKIAAFGVARVEALNPKDMTGETGTLGYMAPEVIDGKPYNRRCDVYSFGICLWEIYCCDMPYPDLSFVDVSSAVVLHNLRPEIPRCCPTVLANIMKKCWDGNPQRRPEMEEVVKMLEGIDTSKGGGMIPEDQIPGGCFCFAPARGP, from the exons ATGGAGAAGAGatcaggagaagaagaagaaggaggcgTTGGGAAGAAAGACAGGATTTTTCGAGCAGATAAGATCGACTTGAAGAGTTTAGATAAACAGCTTGAGGAACATCTGAGTAGGGTTTGGTCGAGGAACCTTGAGATAACTCATAAAGCTAAGGAGGAAGAGTGGGAGATTAATTTGGCTAAGTTGGAAACAGAGAATGTTATTGCTCGTGGTACTTTTGGGACGGTCTATAAAGGCATCTATGATGGTGAAGCTGTTGcag TGAAGGTGCTTGATTGGGAAGATGATGGCCAAGAAAGCAAAACAAATCGGGCTTTATTTCGTCAAGAGGTCACTGTTTGGCACAAACTAGACCACCCAAATGTCACTAAG TTTGTTGGAGCATCAATGGGAACAACGAATCTGAAAATACCAACAGCTGATTTAGAAAACTCGTTACCTCAACGAGCTTGTTGTGTGGTTGTGGAATATGTTTCTGGTGGAACGTTGAAACATTACTTGATCCGTAATAGACGCAAGAAACTCGCGTTTAAAATTGTTGTCAAACTCGCTCTCGACCTCTCTCGAGG GCTAAGCTATCTGCACTCAGAGAAGATTGTGCACCGTGATGTGAAAACAGAGAATGTGCTTTTGGATGTTCAAAGTAATCTGAAAATAGCAGCTTTTGGAGTAGCGAGAGTGGAAGCTCTGAATCCAAAGGACATGACTGGAGAAACGGGTACTCTTGGATACATGGCTCCTGAG GTTATCGATGGCAAGCCATACAACAGAAGGTGTGATGTTTATAGCTTTGGAATATGTTTATGGGAAATCTACTGCTGTGACATGCCTTATCCTGATCTTAGCTTTGTCGATGTTTCTTCAGCTGTTGTCTTACAT AATCTGAGACCGGAGATTCCGAGATGCTGTCCGACGGTATTGGCGAATATAATGAAGAAATGTTGGGATGGGAATCCGCAGAGACGACCAGAGATGGAGGAAGTGGTAAAGATGCTTGAAGGAATTGATACGAGTAAAGGCGGCGGTATGATACCTGAAGATCAAATTCCTGGCGGCTGCTTTTGCTTTGCTCCTGCTCGTGGCCCCTAA